In Bartonella machadoae, a single genomic region encodes these proteins:
- the frr gene encoding ribosome recycling factor, with product MNVTSIMDDLKRRMAGAISAFKHELGGLRTGRASASLLEPLTVEAYGSVVHMNQVANISVPEPRMILVSVWDKAMVGAVERAIRDSSLGLNPITDGMNLRIPLPELNEERRKELVKIAHHYAEQARVATRHVRRDGMDNLKKLEKEGEMSQDEAHGFSEKVQKLTDETIADIDKILAVKESEIMHV from the coding sequence ATGAATGTTACATCAATTATGGATGATCTGAAACGTCGCATGGCTGGAGCTATTTCGGCTTTTAAACATGAGTTAGGTGGTTTACGAACTGGACGCGCTTCGGCGAGTTTATTAGAGCCATTAACAGTTGAGGCCTATGGTTCTGTTGTACATATGAATCAGGTTGCGAATATTTCTGTTCCAGAACCGCGGATGATTTTGGTTTCTGTGTGGGATAAGGCTATGGTAGGAGCTGTAGAGCGTGCTATTCGTGATTCTAGTCTTGGTTTAAATCCTATCACTGATGGCATGAACTTACGTATTCCTTTACCTGAATTAAATGAAGAGCGCCGAAAAGAGTTGGTAAAAATTGCACATCACTATGCAGAGCAAGCGCGTGTTGCTACGCGGCATGTTCGTCGTGATGGTATGGATAATTTGAAAAAATTAGAAAAAGAAGGTGAAATGAGTCAAGATGAAGCGCATGGTTTCTCTGAGAAAGTTCAGAAACTTACAGATGAGACGATTGCTGATATTGATAAAATTTTGGCTGTGAAAGAATCCGAAATTATGCATGTTTAA
- a CDS encoding HIT family protein produces MKQTYDNNNVFAKLIRNEIPSVRVYEDDDVIAFMDIMPQAPGHTLVIPRKGSRNLLDADPETLFPVIKAVQKIAKAVKKAFQADGITVMQFNEAASQQTVYHLHFHIIPRMEGIELSPHNGIITPTEVLEENAKKIRAVL; encoded by the coding sequence ATGAAACAAACTTATGATAATAACAATGTTTTTGCTAAATTGATTCGCAATGAAATTCCTTCTGTTCGTGTTTATGAAGATGATGATGTCATTGCATTCATGGATATTATGCCACAAGCACCAGGACATACACTGGTTATTCCCAGAAAAGGTTCTAGAAATCTCCTTGATGCTGACCCTGAAACATTGTTTCCCGTTATTAAAGCTGTTCAAAAAATCGCCAAAGCTGTTAAAAAAGCTTTTCAAGCAGATGGTATAACAGTCATGCAATTTAATGAAGCAGCAAGTCAACAAACCGTCTATCATCTCCATTTCCATATCATACCACGTATGGAGGGGATAGAGCTTTCTCCTCATAATGGTATTATAACACCAACAGAGGTACTTGAAGAAAACGCAAAAAAAATCCGTGCAGTCCTTTAA
- the pyrH gene encoding UMP kinase produces the protein MTLALQYKRILLKASGEALMGGQSFGIDVSVVDRIAADIAEVRAMGVEVAIVIGGGNIFRGVAVASHGVDRVTGDHMGMLATAINSLALRTSLSKLGVEAVVLSAIAMPQICESFSQRKAIGYMNQGKVVIFAGGTGNPFFTTDSAATLRAAEIGADVLLKGTQVDGIYSADPKIDPTAKRFDQLTHVEILQLGLSVMDTTAVTLARENNVPIIVYSIHEKGGLAKVLNGTGRFTIVSE, from the coding sequence ATGACATTAGCGCTACAGTATAAACGTATTCTTTTAAAAGCTTCTGGTGAAGCTCTCATGGGAGGGCAGAGCTTTGGAATTGATGTTTCCGTGGTAGATCGTATTGCAGCTGATATTGCTGAAGTGCGAGCGATGGGAGTGGAGGTTGCTATTGTTATCGGTGGGGGGAATATTTTTCGTGGAGTTGCTGTTGCTTCGCATGGTGTGGATCGTGTGACAGGAGATCATATGGGCATGCTTGCAACTGCGATTAATTCTTTAGCATTGCGAACATCATTATCAAAATTAGGGGTTGAAGCAGTTGTCTTGTCTGCGATTGCTATGCCACAAATTTGTGAGAGTTTTTCACAGCGTAAAGCAATAGGTTATATGAATCAAGGAAAAGTCGTTATTTTTGCAGGAGGTACGGGGAATCCATTTTTTACCACTGATTCTGCTGCTACTTTACGTGCAGCAGAAATTGGTGCAGATGTTCTTTTAAAAGGAACACAAGTGGATGGGATTTATTCTGCAGATCCAAAGATAGATCCTACAGCTAAGCGTTTTGATCAATTAACACATGTTGAGATTTTACAGTTGGGATTATCTGTGATGGATACAACAGCGGTTACTTTAGCACGAGAGAATAATGTGCCAATCATTGTGTATTCCATTCATGAAAAGGGTGGTTTAGCTAAAGTGTTAAATGGAACAGGACGATTTACGATAGTATCGGAATGA
- a CDS encoding phosphatidate cytidylyltransferase, which produces MSNLTYRILTSVVFGIIALSLTWLGGVFFSFFVWVIGGFILYEWILITKEKWRVSQKILASVFYLVFGSFLLSGVSASFIFCVVIISAVFLAIGSIKKSAWVFLGFLYVSFPVIALCFLRGYETLGFQVVIFLFTIVWGTDIAGYFSGRAFGGPKLAPQFSPNKTWAGAIGGTFVGVSGGLLIAYHFFDINLTSFFVPLLALILSIVSQLSDLGQSWLKRQFSVKDSSSLLPGHGGFMDRMDGLVGAAFFLYIMGAFMSDMDTPFTLFFMV; this is translated from the coding sequence TTGTCTAATCTTACTTATCGTATTCTGACTTCTGTTGTTTTTGGCATTATTGCTTTGTCTTTAACATGGTTGGGAGGCGTTTTCTTTTCTTTCTTTGTGTGGGTTATTGGTGGTTTTATTCTTTATGAATGGATTCTTATCACGAAAGAGAAATGGCGTGTTTCGCAAAAAATATTAGCAAGTGTTTTTTATTTGGTTTTTGGTTCTTTTTTACTATCGGGTGTATCTGCTTCATTTATTTTTTGTGTTGTGATAATCTCAGCAGTGTTTTTGGCTATTGGTTCTATAAAAAAGAGCGCTTGGGTTTTTTTAGGTTTTTTATATGTGTCTTTTCCAGTTATCGCTTTATGCTTTTTACGAGGCTATGAAACGTTGGGATTTCAAGTTGTTATTTTCTTATTTACGATAGTATGGGGAACAGATATTGCTGGCTATTTTAGTGGACGAGCATTCGGTGGTCCTAAATTAGCACCGCAATTTTCTCCTAATAAAACATGGGCAGGAGCGATTGGTGGTACATTTGTTGGAGTTTCTGGCGGTCTATTGATCGCTTATCATTTTTTTGACATAAATTTAACCAGTTTTTTTGTACCACTGCTTGCTCTTATTTTGTCAATTGTTTCGCAGTTGAGTGATTTAGGGCAATCATGGCTGAAAAGGCAATTTTCTGTTAAAGATTCTAGTTCTTTATTGCCTGGACACGGAGGCTTTATGGACCGGATGGATGGGTTGGTAGGAGCAGCTTTTTTCCTTTATATAATGGGTGCATTTATGTCTGATATGGATACACCTTTTACCCTCTTTTTTATGGTTTAA
- the bamA gene encoding outer membrane protein assembly factor BamA, producing the protein MTTNSKFLNAVSVFVLSMGVIAPTTTLVSVAMVGEAQASVVRSIEVRGNKFVSAQAVRDNMGIRVGQSFSSADVDAAVKRLFKLGLFYEVKINQVGDKLVVFVKEYEVVNQVLFQGNKTLKDPDLKRFISLKPNEPFNSAKLSADVNTIREAYKTVGRNNVAVRVQTINLGKGRVNIVFNITEGRKTKIRDIIFKGNHAFGSRRLRDVISTKPSGMFSLLLGGDVYSEERLAADEEALRRFYYNRGYADFRVVSSKATFDEASNTYKIYFVLDEGVRYRISDIQVESDVDGIDIQSVKNILKTQPGDIYSAEDIEQSVVLINNKVADSGYAFAKVEPRGNRNLANHTISILYDIEQGTRAYIQRIEIRGNEKTRDYVIRRELDLNEGDAYNQTLVQRAKRRLESLGFFKAVNISMVPTDQSDQVTLVIDVVEAPTGDLALSGGYTTGGTSPGMSFEVSVTEHNLGGRGQYVRLGLGAGQEKSRNYNLSFVDPYFLGYRLSAGIDIFRSTYRADKAYDVRQTGGSVRFALPINDQLSANVAYSYVQEEYDFGKEYDLTKESDIRVLYGKYSGAIVQAAQHSPWKRSSISYGLTYNTIDDMRNPHDGWYVRILQEYAGLGGSAKFLKTTGKAMMYKTLSEQMDLVGLLSFGGGYIHGTGKDGVRIFDMFKINTDMLRGFKYNGIGPRQVSNKGEVYFLGGTTYMSATAEMQFPIPIVPEGLGLRGAVFADVATLYGNKYQPVFQGETPVTHTKIAWRSSAGLSLMWNSPFGPLRFDYAWPITKQEGDRLQKLNFGISTKF; encoded by the coding sequence ATGACTACAAATTCAAAGTTTTTAAATGCAGTGTCTGTGTTTGTCTTAAGTATGGGAGTAATTGCTCCAACAACAACCTTGGTGTCTGTTGCAATGGTTGGAGAAGCGCAGGCATCGGTGGTCCGTTCTATTGAAGTTCGTGGGAATAAATTTGTAAGTGCTCAGGCAGTTCGAGATAATATGGGCATTCGGGTTGGACAGAGTTTTTCCAGTGCTGATGTCGATGCTGCGGTAAAACGTCTCTTTAAGTTAGGCTTATTTTACGAAGTTAAAATAAATCAGGTTGGTGATAAGCTTGTCGTGTTCGTCAAAGAATATGAAGTGGTCAATCAAGTGTTATTTCAGGGCAATAAAACGCTTAAAGATCCTGATCTTAAGCGGTTTATTTCTTTAAAACCAAATGAACCATTTAATTCTGCTAAGCTTTCGGCTGATGTTAATACAATTCGTGAAGCTTATAAGACAGTTGGTCGTAATAATGTTGCTGTAAGAGTGCAGACCATTAACTTGGGAAAAGGACGCGTAAATATAGTATTTAATATTACTGAAGGGCGAAAGACAAAGATTCGTGATATTATTTTTAAGGGAAATCACGCGTTTGGAAGTCGTCGTTTGCGAGATGTCATTTCAACGAAACCTTCAGGCATGTTCTCCTTACTGTTGGGGGGGGATGTTTATAGTGAAGAGCGTTTAGCCGCTGATGAAGAAGCTTTACGCCGCTTTTATTATAATCGTGGTTATGCGGATTTTCGTGTTGTTTCCTCTAAAGCGACTTTTGATGAAGCGAGTAATACATATAAGATTTATTTTGTTCTTGATGAGGGCGTACGCTATAGAATCAGTGATATTCAGGTTGAGAGCGATGTTGATGGGATTGACATTCAATCTGTAAAAAACATTCTTAAAACACAGCCGGGAGACATTTATAGTGCGGAGGACATCGAACAGTCTGTGGTGCTTATCAATAATAAGGTTGCTGATTCGGGATATGCTTTTGCTAAAGTTGAACCACGGGGAAATCGTAATCTAGCAAATCATACAATTTCAATTTTATATGATATTGAACAAGGGACGCGAGCTTATATTCAACGTATTGAGATACGCGGCAATGAAAAGACACGTGATTATGTCATTCGCCGTGAGCTTGATTTAAATGAAGGGGATGCTTACAATCAAACTTTAGTGCAACGCGCGAAACGTCGTCTAGAAAGTTTAGGTTTTTTTAAAGCCGTTAATATTTCAATGGTTCCAACGGATCAGTCTGATCAGGTTACTTTGGTTATAGATGTCGTTGAGGCTCCAACAGGAGACCTTGCTTTGTCTGGAGGATATACAACGGGTGGTACAAGCCCTGGTATGTCATTTGAGGTCTCTGTTACCGAACATAATCTTGGAGGACGCGGCCAATATGTTCGTTTAGGGTTAGGTGCAGGGCAAGAAAAATCTCGTAATTATAATCTGTCGTTTGTTGATCCTTATTTCCTAGGTTATCGTTTGTCCGCTGGTATTGATATTTTTCGCAGTACCTATCGTGCTGATAAAGCATATGATGTACGACAAACAGGTGGCTCTGTTCGGTTTGCGCTGCCTATCAACGATCAATTATCTGCTAATGTAGCGTATTCCTATGTGCAAGAAGAATATGATTTTGGTAAAGAGTATGATTTAACCAAAGAGTCTGATATAAGAGTGTTATATGGGAAATATTCTGGTGCGATTGTTCAAGCAGCACAGCATAGCCCTTGGAAACGTTCCTCAATTAGTTATGGTTTGACCTATAATACTATCGACGATATGAGGAATCCACATGATGGGTGGTATGTACGTATTCTTCAAGAATATGCAGGGCTTGGTGGAAGCGCAAAGTTCTTGAAGACAACGGGTAAAGCGATGATGTATAAAACGCTTTCTGAACAAATGGATCTTGTTGGTTTGCTTTCCTTTGGAGGTGGATATATCCATGGAACAGGGAAAGATGGTGTTCGTATCTTCGATATGTTTAAAATAAATACCGATATGCTTCGAGGATTCAAATATAATGGAATAGGTCCACGTCAGGTTTCTAATAAAGGTGAAGTTTATTTCTTAGGTGGAACGACATATATGAGTGCAACTGCTGAAATGCAATTTCCTATTCCTATCGTACCTGAAGGGTTAGGGTTACGCGGTGCTGTATTTGCAGATGTTGCGACACTCTATGGGAATAAGTATCAACCTGTTTTTCAGGGTGAAACGCCTGTTACACATACAAAAATCGCTTGGCGTTCGTCTGCTGGTTTAAGTCTGATGTGGAATTCACCATTTGGTCCACTCCGTTTTGATTATGCTTGGCCAATAACAAAGCAGGAGGGTGATCGTCTGCAGAAATTAAACTTTGGTATTTCTACGAAATTCTGA
- a CDS encoding cell envelope integrity EipB family protein, whose amino-acid sequence MMRLLLIIILYIACFDTAKAEESIFIAPHRAIYDFRLDSVSHEMTISGMSGRMVYELTGSSCQGYTTRFRFISRIHSEDMPVRLTDQQTTSYETGDSRTFHFNVIDQVGEEVTHRAEGVAERIQDGIIVKLKKPKEKEYKLAIAEFPIMQLKNIIRHAKAGSHFYHVNVFDGTDKADKVIKESIVIGEKKTRLSDNEAKKMGKLGEEEYWPVTISYFDDIEKKDGLPVYRTSFLLYENGVMRDLHVDYGTFSVRAKLNSLEFLESEKDMNQCEY is encoded by the coding sequence ATGATGAGATTATTATTGATAATAATTTTATATATTGCTTGTTTTGATACTGCCAAAGCTGAAGAAAGTATTTTTATTGCACCTCATCGAGCAATTTATGATTTTCGGCTTGATAGTGTTTCTCATGAAATGACCATTTCGGGAATGTCTGGGCGAATGGTTTACGAGTTAACCGGTTCGTCATGTCAGGGTTATACCACACGTTTTCGTTTTATTAGCCGTATCCATAGTGAAGATATGCCAGTGCGTTTGACTGATCAACAGACAACGAGTTATGAAACAGGGGATAGTCGCACATTTCACTTTAATGTTATAGATCAGGTTGGGGAAGAGGTCACACATCGTGCTGAAGGAGTAGCGGAGCGTATTCAAGATGGCATTATCGTTAAATTAAAAAAACCCAAGGAAAAAGAATACAAGCTCGCAATAGCTGAGTTCCCAATTATGCAGCTAAAGAATATCATCCGTCATGCAAAAGCGGGCAGTCACTTTTACCATGTCAATGTATTTGATGGAACAGATAAAGCAGACAAAGTCATAAAAGAAAGTATAGTCATTGGGGAAAAGAAGACGCGGCTCTCTGATAATGAAGCAAAAAAAATGGGAAAATTAGGCGAAGAGGAATATTGGCCTGTTACGATTTCTTATTTTGATGATATAGAAAAGAAAGATGGCTTGCCAGTTTATCGTACCAGTTTTCTCTTATATGAAAATGGTGTTATGCGTGACCTTCACGTTGATTATGGAACTTTTTCAGTGCGTGCAAAATTGAACAGTCTTGAATTTCTTGAGTCTGAAAAAGATATGAATCAATGTGAATATTAA
- the lpxA gene encoding acyl-ACP--UDP-N-acetylglucosamine O-acyltransferase codes for MFGAKIHPTALVEKGAQLGENVQIGPFCHISSEAVIGDGCSLMSHVVIMGKTSLGANSKVFSHAVLGADPQNNKHKGGDTTLSIGKNCTIREGVTMHRGSDSSVGMTVVGDDCQFFCYAHIAHDCHVGNHVTFANNSMLAGHVTVGDYVIIGGGAAVHQFVRVGHHAFIGGVSALVGDLIPYGTAVGVQAKLVGLNIIGMKRAGLERKDIHALRHAFAMLFDRSKPFKERVSDVASVYSTSQSVVDVVNFIKEEGKRFYCTPKFEDDRLKRK; via the coding sequence ATGTTTGGTGCGAAAATCCATCCAACTGCTCTTGTGGAAAAGGGAGCACAGCTTGGTGAGAATGTGCAAATTGGGCCATTTTGTCATATTAGCTCAGAGGCTGTTATTGGTGATGGATGCAGTTTGATGAGTCATGTTGTGATAATGGGGAAGACGAGCTTAGGAGCTAATAGTAAAGTGTTTTCGCATGCAGTTTTGGGGGCGGATCCGCAAAATAATAAACATAAGGGAGGGGATACGACTCTTTCTATTGGTAAAAATTGTACGATTCGTGAAGGCGTAACAATGCATAGAGGTTCCGATTCAAGTGTGGGAATGACGGTTGTTGGTGATGATTGTCAATTTTTTTGTTATGCGCATATTGCTCACGATTGCCATGTAGGAAATCATGTAACATTTGCAAATAATAGTATGTTAGCTGGTCATGTTACGGTTGGTGACTATGTTATTATTGGTGGTGGTGCTGCTGTTCATCAATTTGTTCGTGTTGGGCATCATGCATTCATCGGTGGTGTATCTGCCTTGGTTGGTGATCTCATTCCCTATGGGACAGCTGTTGGTGTGCAGGCAAAATTGGTTGGTTTAAATATTATTGGTATGAAACGTGCAGGGCTGGAGCGCAAAGACATTCATGCACTACGTCATGCGTTTGCCATGCTTTTTGATCGCAGTAAGCCTTTTAAAGAGCGTGTTAGCGATGTTGCTTCTGTCTATTCTACCTCTCAGTCTGTTGTTGATGTTGTCAATTTTATTAAGGAAGAAGGGAAGCGTTTTTATTGTACACCAAAATTTGAAGATGATAGACTAAAAAGAAAATAA
- the fabZ gene encoding 3-hydroxyacyl-ACP dehydratase FabZ, which translates to MINPEETKNLEAVDIEKLLSILPHRYPFLLIDRIIEIDGEQEAIGIKNITINEPHFTGHFPAKPVMPGVLILEAMAQTAGAISLLQLGNKQTNLVYLMTVDNAKFRKPVVPGDQLKIHVHLLKKRSGMRRFSCIAKVEDVRVAEAEIAAMIIEEE; encoded by the coding sequence ATGATCAACCCCGAGGAAACAAAGAATTTAGAAGCTGTAGATATTGAAAAATTGCTGTCAATATTACCACATCGTTATCCATTTTTATTGATTGATCGCATCATTGAAATTGATGGTGAGCAAGAAGCCATTGGTATTAAAAATATAACGATTAATGAACCACATTTTACGGGACATTTTCCTGCAAAACCGGTTATGCCTGGAGTATTAATTTTAGAGGCGATGGCTCAAACAGCTGGGGCAATTTCACTTTTACAATTAGGAAATAAGCAAACAAATTTAGTTTATCTTATGACTGTTGATAATGCGAAATTTCGCAAGCCGGTTGTTCCTGGTGATCAGCTAAAGATTCATGTTCATCTTTTAAAAAAAAGGTCTGGTATGCGGCGTTTTTCGTGTATTGCAAAAGTAGAGGATGTTCGCGTTGCTGAAGCAGAAATTGCTGCGATGATTATCGAAGAAGAATAA
- the rpsB gene encoding 30S ribosomal protein S2, translated as MALPDFTMHQLLEAGVHFGHQTHRWNPKMTPYIYGERNNIHIIDLAQTVPLLHQALKLVSDTVARGGRILFVGTKRQASDIIADAANRSAQYYVNARWLGGMLTNWKTISHSIHRLRKLDKILAAEAQGFTKKERLNLERDREKLNRALGGIKDMGSVPDLIFVIDTNKENIAIQEAKRLGIPVIAIIDTNCDPDNVTHPIPGNDDASRAISLYCDLFARAALDGIARQQGAMGVDLGAQVDAPLEPILDDAPVEPVLEDAIPVSE; from the coding sequence ATGGCACTACCAGATTTTACTATGCATCAGCTATTAGAGGCAGGTGTACATTTTGGTCACCAGACACATCGCTGGAATCCAAAAATGACTCCCTATATTTACGGGGAGCGTAACAATATCCATATTATTGATCTTGCTCAGACTGTTCCTCTTTTACATCAAGCGCTTAAACTTGTTTCAGATACGGTTGCGCGTGGTGGACGCATTCTCTTTGTCGGTACAAAACGGCAGGCATCTGATATTATTGCTGATGCAGCGAATCGTTCGGCACAATATTATGTTAATGCGCGTTGGCTTGGCGGCATGCTTACGAATTGGAAAACGATTTCCCATTCGATTCACCGTCTGCGTAAGCTAGACAAAATTCTTGCTGCTGAAGCACAGGGGTTTACTAAAAAGGAACGTTTAAATCTTGAGCGTGATCGTGAAAAGCTTAATCGTGCGCTTGGTGGTATTAAGGACATGGGGTCTGTTCCAGATCTTATCTTTGTTATTGATACAAACAAAGAAAATATTGCTATCCAAGAAGCAAAACGTTTGGGGATCCCAGTTATTGCTATTATTGATACCAATTGTGATCCTGATAATGTGACGCACCCAATTCCAGGTAATGATGATGCATCACGTGCAATTTCTCTTTATTGTGATCTTTTTGCTCGTGCGGCTCTTGACGGTATTGCTCGTCAACAAGGTGCAATGGGTGTTGATTTAGGAGCTCAGGTTGATGCACCCTTAGAACCTATTTTGGATGATGCACCTGTAGAGCCTGTATTGGAAGATGCAATTCCAGTTTCTGAGTAA
- the tsf gene encoding translation elongation factor Ts, protein MSITATQVKELRELSGAGMMDCKAALAETNGDMEAAVDWLRKKGIAKADKKAGRTAAEGLIGVASNGSSAVLVEINSETDFVARNDLFQDIVRNVATAALGTQGNVDAVSASLYPSSEKTVEATIKDAIGTIGENMAFRRSAKLSVEDGVVATYIHNSVADGLGKLGVLVAVETTGNKEAAAAFGRQVAMHIAATNPLALTSEDVDSGAIEREKAIFSDQARQSGKPENIIEKMVEGRMRKFFEEVVLLSQAFVMNPDMSVEAALKDAEKSIGAPAKITGFIRFALGEGVEKEVSDFAAEVAAAAKG, encoded by the coding sequence ATGAGCATTACTGCTACACAAGTAAAAGAACTTCGGGAATTGTCAGGTGCTGGTATGATGGATTGTAAAGCAGCACTGGCAGAGACCAACGGTGACATGGAAGCCGCGGTTGATTGGCTTCGTAAAAAAGGGATCGCTAAAGCAGATAAAAAGGCAGGTCGTACAGCAGCTGAGGGACTCATCGGAGTCGCATCAAACGGTTCAAGTGCGGTTTTAGTTGAAATTAATTCTGAAACAGATTTTGTTGCGCGCAACGATCTGTTCCAAGACATTGTGCGCAATGTGGCAACAGCTGCTTTGGGCACACAGGGGAATGTTGATGCTGTTTCGGCATCTCTTTACCCTAGTTCTGAGAAGACTGTAGAGGCTACAATTAAAGATGCAATTGGTACCATTGGAGAGAATATGGCATTTAGGCGTTCTGCTAAACTCTCTGTTGAGGATGGTGTCGTTGCTACTTATATACACAATAGTGTGGCTGATGGACTTGGTAAGCTTGGTGTTTTGGTTGCTGTTGAAACAACAGGAAATAAGGAGGCTGCTGCTGCTTTTGGTCGGCAAGTTGCGATGCATATTGCCGCAACGAATCCGTTAGCGTTAACGTCGGAAGATGTTGATTCCGGTGCTATTGAGCGTGAGAAAGCGATTTTTTCAGATCAAGCACGTCAGTCTGGAAAGCCTGAAAATATCATTGAAAAAATGGTGGAAGGGCGTATGCGTAAATTTTTTGAAGAGGTTGTGTTGCTTTCTCAAGCTTTTGTTATGAATCCTGATATGAGTGTTGAAGCAGCTTTAAAGGATGCTGAAAAATCTATTGGTGCTCCAGCAAAAATTACAGGTTTTATTCGTTTTGCACTAGGAGAAGGTGTAGAGAAAGAGGTGTCTGATTTTGCTGCAGAGGTTGCAGCAGCGGCAAAAGGGTAG
- a CDS encoding RidA family protein produces MTDFIENHLKKLGVALPEAMQPVANYVTASQSGNQLFISGQLPFSDGKPVATGKVGTTVSAKQAKKAAEVCALNIFAQIKAALGDLNRIKRVLKITVFVAVDPNFTDIPLVANGASDLFVNILGEAGKHARSAVGVASLPMDVPVEVEAIIEV; encoded by the coding sequence ATGACCGATTTTATCGAAAATCATCTAAAAAAATTGGGAGTTGCTCTTCCTGAAGCAATGCAACCTGTCGCTAATTATGTAACAGCTTCACAAAGCGGAAACCAACTTTTTATTTCCGGACAACTCCCTTTTTCCGATGGCAAGCCCGTAGCGACCGGTAAGGTTGGCACAACCGTTAGTGCCAAACAAGCAAAAAAAGCAGCCGAAGTCTGTGCGCTTAACATTTTTGCACAAATCAAGGCAGCTCTTGGTGATCTCAATAGAATAAAACGCGTATTGAAAATCACTGTTTTTGTTGCTGTAGATCCCAATTTTACCGATATTCCTCTTGTTGCCAATGGTGCTTCTGACTTGTTCGTCAATATTCTTGGTGAAGCTGGAAAACATGCCCGTTCTGCTGTCGGTGTTGCTTCTCTTCCTATGGATGTTCCAGTAGAAGTTGAAGCCATCATAGAAGTTTAG
- the rseP gene encoding RIP metalloprotease RseP, with translation MEFLNHMMTGSSLLLRGLSIFFVVMVIIFVHEIGHYLIGRWCGIKASVFSLGFGPQIIGYTDKNDTQWRLALIPLGGYVKFVGDGEDVTSFQSSSVVEGSFVNAHAWKKALTVFAGPLFNALFTIIILTFFFFVYGRVTIEPVVGSLVKDYPAAQSGLEVGDRFIEMDGRQVESFDSLMNYVTLHGEDPIEFKIERMGQMFTTVITPKVVERNDGFGNLVRSGMIGVGVPVDPNNPVRLDPSYVKHIRYGFVRAVGEAIERTTFIINQTILFIGRLIKGKEDYCQISGPSKTVKIAWKVSERGFVSLLNFTAFLSISVGLINLFPFPPLDGGHLLFHVIEAFTGRQVSSPIRQIVFRLGFFVVLLFMFFALFNDYFCWFS, from the coding sequence TTGGAATTTTTAAATCATATGATGACTGGAAGCAGTTTACTTTTAAGAGGTTTGAGTATTTTTTTCGTCGTTATGGTTATTATTTTTGTGCATGAGATTGGGCATTATCTCATTGGGCGATGGTGTGGTATTAAGGCCTCTGTTTTTTCACTTGGGTTTGGGCCACAAATAATAGGATATACAGATAAGAATGATACACAGTGGCGGTTAGCGCTTATTCCCTTAGGAGGGTATGTAAAGTTTGTTGGGGATGGAGAAGATGTAACATCCTTTCAGTCTTCTTCGGTTGTTGAGGGTTCATTTGTTAATGCGCATGCTTGGAAAAAAGCACTAACTGTTTTTGCTGGTCCCTTATTCAATGCTCTTTTTACTATTATTATTTTAACATTTTTTTTCTTTGTTTATGGTCGTGTAACTATCGAGCCGGTTGTGGGTTCTTTGGTAAAAGATTATCCTGCGGCTCAGTCTGGTTTGGAAGTAGGTGATCGTTTTATTGAAATGGATGGTCGACAGGTTGAAAGTTTTGACAGTTTGATGAATTATGTGACTTTACATGGTGAGGATCCTATAGAGTTTAAAATAGAACGTATGGGACAGATGTTTACTACGGTGATTACACCAAAGGTAGTCGAACGAAATGATGGATTTGGTAATTTGGTTCGAAGTGGCATGATAGGTGTGGGTGTTCCTGTTGATCCAAACAATCCTGTACGTTTAGACCCATCTTATGTAAAGCATATTCGTTACGGTTTTGTAAGAGCTGTAGGAGAAGCGATAGAACGCACTACATTTATTATTAACCAAACAATTCTTTTTATTGGTCGTTTAATAAAGGGCAAAGAAGATTATTGCCAGATAAGCGGGCCTTCTAAAACCGTTAAAATTGCTTGGAAAGTAAGTGAAAGAGGTTTTGTTTCTTTGCTGAATTTTACAGCTTTTCTTTCGATAAGCGTTGGGCTTATTAATCTTTTTCCATTTCCGCCTCTTGATGGTGGGCATTTATTATTCCACGTTATTGAGGCTTTTACGGGGAGGCAGGTCTCTTCTCCCATTCGGCAGATTGTTTTTCGCTTAGGTTTTTTTGTGGTTCTCCTCTTTATGTTTTTTGCTCTTTTTAATGATTATTTTTGTTGGTTTAGCTAA